A part of Thermus oshimai DSM 12092 genomic DNA contains:
- the rpsC gene encoding 30S ribosomal protein S3 gives MGNKIHPIGFRLGITRDWESRWYAGKRQYRHLLVEDQNIREFLTKELYPAGLARIDIERAADNVAVTVHVAKPGVVIGRGGEKIKVLRDQLSKLTGKNVALNVQEIHNPNLSAPLVAQRVAEQIERRFAVRRAIKQAVQRVMESGAKGAKVIVSGRIGGAEQARTEWAAEGRVPLHTLRANIDYGFALARTTYGVLGVKAYVFLGEVIGGQKSKARPEAPKGEERPRRRRPAVRVKKEE, from the coding sequence ATGGGAAATAAAATCCACCCCATCGGTTTTCGGCTCGGCATCACCCGGGACTGGGAGTCCCGCTGGTACGCGGGCAAGAGGCAGTACCGCCACCTTCTGGTGGAGGACCAGAACATCCGCGAGTTCCTCACCAAGGAGCTCTACCCCGCGGGGCTGGCCCGGATTGACATCGAGCGGGCGGCGGACAACGTGGCCGTGACCGTGCACGTGGCCAAGCCCGGCGTGGTCATCGGCCGGGGGGGGGAGAAGATCAAGGTCCTCCGCGACCAGCTCTCCAAGCTCACCGGGAAGAACGTGGCCCTGAACGTCCAGGAGATCCACAACCCCAACCTCTCCGCGCCCCTGGTGGCCCAGCGGGTGGCGGAGCAGATCGAAAGGCGCTTCGCCGTGCGCCGGGCCATCAAGCAGGCGGTGCAGCGGGTCATGGAGTCCGGGGCCAAGGGGGCCAAGGTCATCGTTTCGGGCCGCATCGGCGGGGCGGAGCAGGCCCGCACCGAGTGGGCCGCGGAGGGCCGGGTGCCCCTTCACACCCTGCGTGCTAACATAGACTACGGCTTTGCCCTGGCCCGCACCACCTATGGGGTGCTGGGGGTTAAGGCGTACGTCTTCCTGGGCGAGGTGATCGGCGGCCAGAAGTCCAAGGCCCGCCCCGAGGCCCCGAAAGGGGAGGAGCGGCCCCGCCGCCGCCGCCCGGCCGTGCGCGTGAAGAAGGAGGAGTAG
- a CDS encoding EF-Tu/IF-2/RF-3 family GTPase, which produces MVDDPELLDLVEMEVRDLLNQYEFPGDEVPVIRGSALLALEQMHKNPQTKRGENEWVXRIWEXLDAIDEYIPTPVRDVDKPFLMPVEDVFTITGRGTVATGRIERGKVKVGDEVEIVGLAPETRRTVVTGVEMHRKTLQEGLAGDNVGLLLRGVSREEVERGQVLAKPGSITPHTKFEASVYILKKEEGGRHTGFFSGYRPQFYFRTTDVTGVVELPQGVEMVMPGDNVTFTVELIKPVALEEGLRFAIREGGRTVGAGVVTKILE; this is translated from the coding sequence ACATGGTGGACGACCCGGAGCTTTTGGACCTGGTGGAGATGGAGGTGCGGGACCTTCTGAACCAGTACGAGTTTCCTGGGGACGAGGTTCCGGTGATCCGTGGGAGTGCGCTTTTAGCGCTGGAGCAGATGCACAAGAACCCCCAGACGAAGCGTGGGGAGAACGAGTGGGTGGANCGGATTTGGGAGNTGTTGGACGCGATTGACGAGTACATTCCCACGCCGGTGCGGGACGTGGACAAGCCGTTCTTGATGCCGGTGGAGGACGTATTTACGATCACGGGTCGTGGGACGGTGGCCACGGGCCGGATTGAGCGGGGGAAGGTGAAGGTTGGGGACGAGGTGGAGATTGTGGGGCTGGCTCCTGAGACGCGGAGGACGGTGGTGACTGGGGTGGAGATGCACCGTAAGACGCTGCAGGAGGGGCTGGCTGGGGACAATGTGGGGTTGTTGTTGCGTGGGGTAAGCCGGGAGGAGGTGGAGCGGGGCCAGGTGTTGGCGAAGCCTGGGAGCATTACTCCGCACACGAAGTTTGAGGCGTCGGTGTACATCTTGAAGAAGGAGGAGGGCGGGCGGCACACGGGGTTTTTTTCGGGGTACCGTCCGCAGTTTTACTTTCGGACGACGGATGTGACGGGGGTGGTGGAGTTGCCCCAGGGGGTGGAGATGGTGATGCCTGGGGACAACGTGACGTTTACGGTGGAGCTGATCAAGCCGGTGGCGTTGGAGGAGGGCTTGCGGTTTGCCATCCGGGAGGGTGGGCGGACCGTGGGCGCCGGCGTGGTCACCAAGATCCTGGAGTGA
- the rplB gene encoding 50S ribosomal protein L2 has product MGIKKFKPYTPSRRFMTVADFSEITKTEPEKSLVKPLKKTGGRNNQGRITVRFRGGGHKRLYRIIDFKRWDKAGIPAKVAAIEYDPNRSARIALLHYADGEKRYIIAPEGLQVGQQVLSGPDAPIAVGNALPLRFIPVGTVVHAVELEPKKGAKLARSAGTSTQIQGREGDYVILRLPSGELRKVHGECYATVGAVGNADHKNIVLGKAGRTRWLGRKPHVRGAAMNPVDHPHGGGEGRAPRGRPPASPWGWQTKGLKTRKRRKPSSRFIIARRKK; this is encoded by the coding sequence ATGGGGATCAAGAAGTTCAAACCCTACACGCCGAGCCGCCGCTTCATGACGGTGGCGGACTTCTCCGAGATCACCAAGACCGAGCCGGAGAAGTCCCTGGTCAAGCCCCTGAAGAAGACGGGTGGGCGGAACAACCAGGGCCGCATCACCGTGCGCTTCCGTGGGGGCGGGCACAAAAGGCTTTACCGCATCATCGACTTCAAGCGCTGGGACAAGGCGGGCATCCCCGCCAAGGTGGCGGCCATAGAGTACGACCCCAACCGCTCCGCCCGCATCGCCCTCCTCCACTACGCCGATGGGGAGAAGCGCTACATCATCGCCCCCGAGGGCCTGCAGGTGGGCCAGCAGGTTCTGAGCGGGCCCGATGCCCCCATCGCCGTGGGCAACGCCCTCCCCTTGCGCTTCATCCCCGTGGGCACCGTGGTGCACGCGGTGGAGCTGGAGCCCAAGAAGGGGGCCAAGCTCGCCCGCTCCGCGGGGACCAGCACCCAGATCCAGGGCCGGGAGGGGGACTACGTGATCCTGCGCCTGCCTTCTGGGGAGCTCCGCAAGGTCCACGGGGAGTGCTACGCCACCGTGGGGGCGGTGGGCAACGCGGACCACAAGAACATCGTCCTGGGCAAGGCCGGGCGCACCCGCTGGCTTGGGCGCAAGCCCCACGTGCGCGGTGCGGCCATGAACCCGGTGGACCACCCCCACGGCGGTGGTGAGGGCCGGGCCCCCCGGGGCCGTCCCCCCGCTTCCCCCTGGGGCTGGCAGACCAAGGGGCTTAAGACCAGGAAGCGCCGCAAGCCCTCCAGCCGCTTCATCATCGCCCGGCGCAAGAAGTGA
- the rplE gene encoding 50S ribosomal protein L5, with product MPLEVALKKKYYEEVRPELIRRFGYQNIWEVPRLEKVVVNQGLGEAKEDARILEKAARELALITGQKPAVTRAKKSISNFKLRKGMPIGLRVTLRGDRMWIFLEKLLNVALPRIRDFRGVNPNSFDGRGNYNLGLREQLIFPEITYDMVDALRGMDIAVVTTAKTDEEARALLELLGFPFRK from the coding sequence ATGCCTCTGGAAGTGGCCCTGAAGAAGAAGTACTACGAGGAAGTCCGGCCCGAGCTCATCCGCCGCTTCGGGTACCAGAACATCTGGGAGGTGCCCCGCCTGGAGAAGGTGGTGGTGAACCAGGGGCTGGGGGAGGCCAAGGAGGACGCCCGCATCCTGGAGAAGGCGGCTCGGGAGCTGGCCCTCATCACCGGCCAGAAGCCCGCCGTCACCCGGGCCAAGAAGTCCATCTCCAACTTCAAGCTCCGCAAGGGCATGCCCATCGGCCTTAGGGTCACCCTGCGGGGGGATCGGATGTGGATCTTCCTGGAGAAGCTCCTCAACGTGGCCCTGCCCCGCATCCGCGACTTCCGGGGCGTGAACCCGAATAGCTTTGACGGCCGGGGGAACTACAACCTGGGCCTCCGGGAGCAGCTCATCTTCCCCGAGATCACCTACGACATGGTGGATGCCCTGAGGGGGATGGACATCGCGGTGGTCACCACCGCCAAGACCGACGAGGAGGCCCGGGCCCTGTTGGAGCTTTTGGGCTTCCCCTTCCGCAAGTGA
- the rpmC gene encoding 50S ribosomal protein L29, translating to MKLSEVKKALEEARKLSPVELEKLIRQKKRELMELRFQASIGQLSQNHKIRETRKMIARLLTVWNEKRRQNA from the coding sequence ATGAAGCTCAGTGAGGTCAAAAAGGCCCTGGAGGAGGCCCGCAAGCTCTCCCCGGTGGAGCTGGAGAAGCTCATCCGGCAGAAGAAGCGGGAGCTCATGGAGCTCCGCTTCCAGGCCTCCATCGGCCAGCTCTCCCAGAACCACAAGATCCGGGAGACGCGGAAGATGATCGCCCGGCTCCTCACGGTCTGGAACGAGAAGAGGAGGCAGAATGCCTAA
- the rplD gene encoding 50S ribosomal protein L4, which yields MVYQIPVLSSSGTRELSAELPAEINPHLLWEVVRWQLASRRRGTASTKTRGEVAYSSRKIYPQKHTGRARHGDIGAPIFVGGGTVFGPKPRDYSYTLPKKVRKAGLAMAVADRAREGKLLLVEDFAGVNGRTKEFLAWAKGAGLNGEETVLLVAQDERVRRAARNLPWVVTLAPEGLNVYDILRTERLVMDLAAWQAFQARLGGEA from the coding sequence ATGGTGTACCAGATTCCTGTGCTCTCCTCTTCCGGCACCCGGGAGCTTTCCGCCGAGCTGCCGGCGGAGATCAACCCCCACCTGCTTTGGGAGGTGGTGCGCTGGCAGCTGGCGAGCCGCCGCCGGGGCACGGCCAGCACCAAGACCCGGGGGGAGGTGGCCTACTCCAGCCGCAAGATCTATCCCCAGAAGCACACCGGCCGTGCCCGGCACGGGGACATCGGCGCGCCCATCTTCGTGGGCGGCGGGACGGTCTTTGGGCCCAAACCCCGGGACTACAGCTACACCCTGCCCAAGAAGGTGCGGAAGGCGGGCCTGGCCATGGCCGTGGCCGACCGGGCCCGCGAGGGGAAGCTCCTCCTGGTGGAGGACTTCGCTGGGGTGAACGGCCGGACCAAGGAGTTTTTGGCCTGGGCCAAGGGAGCCGGGCTTAACGGGGAGGAGACGGTGCTCCTGGTGGCCCAAGACGAACGGGTCCGCCGGGCGGCCCGCAACCTGCCCTGGGTGGTCACCCTGGCCCCGGAGGGCCTGAACGTGTACGACATCCTGCGCACCGAGCGCCTGGTCATGGACCTTGCGGCCTGGCAGGCCTTCCAGGCCCGCCTGGGGGGTGAGGCATGA
- the rpmD gene encoding 50S ribosomal protein L30, whose product MPRLKVKLVKSPIGYPKDQKAALKALGLTRLQKERVLEDTPAVRGNVEKVRHLLQVEVLE is encoded by the coding sequence ATGCCCAGGCTCAAGGTCAAGCTGGTGAAAAGCCCCATCGGCTACCCCAAGGACCAGAAGGCGGCCCTTAAAGCCCTGGGGCTCACCCGCCTGCAGAAGGAGCGGGTGCTGGAGGATACCCCCGCCGTCCGGGGCAACGTGGAGAAGGTCCGCCACCTTCTCCAGGTGGAGGTGCTGGAATGA
- the rpsJ gene encoding 30S ribosomal protein S10, producing the protein MPKIRIKLRGFDHKTLDASAQKIVEAARRSGAQVSGPVPLPTRVRRFTVIRGPFKHKDSREHFELRTHNRLVDIINPNRKTIESLMSLDLPTGVEIEIKTVGGGK; encoded by the coding sequence ATGCCCAAGATCCGAATCAAGCTGCGGGGCTTTGACCACAAGACCCTGGACGCCTCGGCCCAGAAGATCGTGGAGGCCGCCCGGCGTTCCGGGGCCCAGGTCTCCGGCCCCGTTCCCTTGCCCACCCGGGTGCGCCGCTTCACCGTGATCCGGGGGCCTTTCAAGCACAAGGACTCCCGGGAGCACTTTGAGCTCCGCACCCACAACCGTCTGGTGGACATCATCAACCCCAACCGCAAGACCATCGAAAGCCTCATGTCCCTGGACCTTCCCACCGGGGTGGAGATCGAGATCAAGACCGTGGGAGGTGGCAAGTGA
- the rpsQ gene encoding 30S ribosomal protein S17 has translation MPKKVLTGVVVSDKMQKTVAVLVERQFPHPLYGKVIKRSKKYLAHDPNDEYKVGDVVEIIEARPISKRKRFRVLRRVEEGRMDLVEKYLVRRQNYLSLSKRGGKA, from the coding sequence ATGCCTAAGAAGGTGCTGACCGGGGTGGTGGTGAGCGACAAGATGCAGAAGACCGTGGCGGTCCTGGTGGAGCGCCAGTTCCCCCACCCCCTTTACGGCAAGGTCATCAAGCGGTCTAAAAAGTACCTGGCGCACGACCCCAACGACGAGTACAAGGTGGGGGACGTGGTGGAGATCATCGAGGCCCGCCCCATCTCCAAGCGCAAGCGCTTCCGGGTCCTGCGCCGGGTGGAGGAGGGCCGGATGGACCTGGTGGAGAAGTACCTGGTCCGCCGCCAGAACTACCTGAGCCTTTCCAAGCGGGGAGGTAAGGCATGA
- the rpsH gene encoding 30S ribosomal protein S8: protein MLTDPIADMLTRIRNATRVYKESTEVPASRLKEEILRILAREGFIKGYERVEVDGKPVLRIHLKYGPRRQGPDPRPEQVINHIRRISRPGRRVYVGVKEIPRVRRGLGIAILSTSKGVLTDREARKLGVGGELICEVW from the coding sequence ATGCTGACGGACCCCATCGCCGACATGCTGACCCGGATTCGGAACGCCACCCGGGTCTACAAGGAGAGCACGGAGGTGCCCGCCTCCCGCCTCAAGGAGGAGATCCTCAGGATCCTGGCGCGGGAGGGCTTCATCAAGGGGTACGAGCGGGTGGAGGTGGACGGCAAGCCCGTCTTGCGCATCCACCTCAAGTACGGTCCCCGGCGCCAGGGCCCCGACCCCAGGCCCGAGCAGGTCATCAACCACATCCGCCGCATCAGTCGGCCCGGGCGGCGGGTGTACGTGGGGGTGAAGGAGATCCCCCGGGTGCGCCGGGGCTTGGGGATCGCCATCCTTTCCACGTCCAAGGGCGTCCTCACCGACCGCGAGGCCAGGAAGCTCGGCGTGGGCGGCGAGCTCATCTGCGAGGTGTGGTGA
- the rplC gene encoding 50S ribosomal protein L3, whose product MKGILGTKVGMTRIYKDDRAIPVTVILAGPCPVVQRRTPEKDGYTAVQLGFLPQNPKRVNRPMKGHFAKAGVEPVRILREIRDFSPEKDVVTVDIFQPGERVDITGTSKGRGTAGVMKRWNFAGGPDSHGAHKIHRHPGSIGNRKTPGRVYKGKRMAGRYGAERVTVVNLEVVDVIPEENLLLVKGAVPGPNGGLLIVRETKKVAK is encoded by the coding sequence GTGAAGGGCATCCTGGGCACCAAGGTGGGCATGACCCGCATCTACAAAGACGACCGGGCCATCCCCGTCACCGTCATCCTGGCGGGGCCCTGCCCGGTGGTCCAGCGCCGCACCCCCGAGAAGGACGGCTACACCGCGGTCCAGCTGGGCTTTCTGCCCCAGAACCCCAAGCGGGTCAACCGTCCCATGAAGGGCCACTTCGCCAAGGCGGGGGTGGAGCCGGTGCGCATCCTTAGGGAGATCCGGGACTTCAGCCCCGAGAAGGACGTGGTGACCGTGGACATCTTCCAGCCTGGGGAGCGGGTGGACATCACCGGCACCTCCAAGGGGCGGGGCACCGCGGGCGTGATGAAGCGCTGGAACTTCGCGGGCGGGCCCGATTCCCACGGCGCCCACAAGATCCACCGCCACCCCGGCTCCATCGGCAACCGCAAGACCCCGGGCCGGGTGTACAAGGGCAAGCGCATGGCGGGCCGCTACGGGGCGGAGCGGGTTACGGTGGTGAACCTCGAGGTGGTGGACGTCATCCCCGAGGAGAACCTCCTTCTGGTCAAGGGCGCGGTGCCCGGGCCCAACGGAGGCCTCCTCATCGTGCGCGAGACCAAGAAGGTGGCCAAGTAA
- a CDS encoding 50S ribosomal protein L23: MKTAYDVILAPVLSEKAYAGFAEGKYTFWVHPKATKTEIKNAVEEAFKVKVVGVNTLKVRGKKKRLGRYMGRRPDRKKAIVQVAPGQKIEALEGLI, from the coding sequence ATGAAGACCGCGTACGATGTGATCCTGGCCCCCGTGCTCTCGGAGAAGGCCTACGCCGGCTTCGCCGAGGGCAAGTACACCTTCTGGGTCCACCCCAAGGCCACCAAGACGGAGATCAAGAACGCGGTGGAGGAGGCCTTTAAGGTCAAGGTGGTGGGGGTGAACACCCTCAAGGTGCGGGGGAAGAAGAAGCGCCTGGGCCGCTACATGGGCCGGCGCCCCGACCGCAAGAAGGCCATCGTGCAGGTGGCCCCCGGGCAGAAGATCGAGGCCTTGGAGGGCCTCATCTAA
- the rplR gene encoding 50S ribosomal protein L18 — MARLTAFERRKFRVRNRVKRSGRLRLSVFRSLNHIYAQIIDDEKGETLVAASSLALKLKGNKTEVARQVGRALAEKALAKGIKQVAFDRGPYKYHGRVKALAEGAREGGLEF, encoded by the coding sequence ATGGCACGGCTAACCGCTTTTGAGCGTCGGAAGTTCCGGGTGCGCAACCGCGTCAAGCGCTCCGGGCGTCTCAGGCTTTCCGTTTTCCGCAGCCTCAACCACATCTACGCCCAGATCATCGACGACGAGAAGGGCGAAACCCTGGTGGCCGCTTCCAGCCTGGCCCTGAAGCTGAAGGGCAACAAGACGGAGGTGGCCCGGCAGGTGGGGCGGGCCTTGGCGGAGAAGGCCTTGGCCAAGGGGATCAAGCAGGTGGCCTTTGACCGCGGGCCTTACAAGTACCACGGCCGGGTGAAGGCCCTGGCCGAGGGGGCCCGGGAGGGTGGCCTCGAGTTCTAA
- the rplP gene encoding 50S ribosomal protein L16 translates to MLMPRRMKYRKQHRGRMRGAAKGGDYVAFGDYGLVALEPAWITSQQIEAARVAMVRHFRRGGKIFIRIFPDKPYTKKPLEVRMGKGKGNVEGYVAVVKPGRVMFEVAGVTEEQALEALRIAGHKLPIKTKIVRRDAYDEAQ, encoded by the coding sequence ATGCTGATGCCCAGGCGCATGAAGTACCGGAAGCAGCACCGCGGCCGCATGCGGGGGGCCGCCAAGGGTGGGGACTACGTGGCCTTCGGGGACTATGGCCTCGTGGCCCTCGAGCCCGCCTGGATCACCTCCCAGCAGATCGAGGCCGCCCGTGTGGCCATGGTGCGCCACTTCCGGCGCGGCGGGAAGATCTTCATCCGCATCTTCCCCGACAAGCCCTACACCAAGAAGCCCCTGGAGGTGCGGATGGGTAAGGGGAAGGGCAACGTGGAGGGGTACGTGGCCGTGGTCAAGCCGGGCCGGGTGATGTTTGAGGTGGCGGGGGTCACGGAGGAGCAGGCCCTCGAGGCCCTGCGCATCGCCGGCCACAAGCTCCCCATCAAGACCAAGATCGTGCGGAGGGACGCCTACGATGAAGCTCAGTGA
- the rplX gene encoding 50S ribosomal protein L24, producing MQPKLHVKKGDTVLVASGKYKGRTGKVKQVLPKKYAVIVEGVNIVKKAVRPSPKHPQGGFVEQEAPLHASKVRPICPSCGKPTRVRKKVLEDGRKVRACAKCGGVLDVEE from the coding sequence ATGCAGCCCAAGCTACACGTGAAGAAGGGGGACACCGTCTTGGTGGCCTCCGGGAAGTACAAGGGGCGGACCGGTAAGGTCAAGCAGGTCCTGCCCAAGAAGTACGCGGTCATCGTGGAGGGGGTGAACATCGTCAAGAAGGCGGTGCGCCCCAGCCCCAAGCACCCCCAGGGCGGCTTTGTGGAGCAGGAGGCCCCCCTGCACGCCTCCAAGGTGCGGCCCATCTGCCCTTCCTGCGGCAAGCCCACCCGGGTGCGCAAGAAGGTTCTGGAGGACGGCCGTAAGGTGCGGGCCTGCGCCAAGTGCGGCGGCGTTCTAGACGTGGAGGAGTGA
- the rplO gene encoding 50S ribosomal protein L15 translates to MKLTDLKPNPGANKKRKRVGRGPGSGHGKTATRGHKGQKSRSGGLKDPRRFEGGRSTTLMRLPKRGMQGQVPGEIKRPKYQGVNLKDLARFEGEVTPELLVQAGLLKKGYRLKVLGEGEAKPLKVVAHAFSKSALEKLKAAGGEPVLLEA, encoded by the coding sequence ATGAAGCTCACGGATCTAAAGCCCAATCCAGGGGCCAACAAAAAGCGCAAGCGCGTGGGCCGGGGGCCGGGCTCCGGGCACGGCAAGACGGCCACCCGGGGCCACAAGGGCCAGAAGTCCCGCTCCGGCGGGCTTAAGGACCCCCGCCGCTTTGAGGGCGGGCGCTCCACCACCCTGATGCGCCTGCCCAAGCGGGGCATGCAGGGCCAGGTGCCCGGGGAGATCAAGCGCCCCAAGTACCAGGGGGTGAACCTCAAGGACCTGGCCCGCTTTGAGGGGGAGGTGACCCCGGAGCTTCTGGTCCAGGCCGGCCTCCTCAAGAAGGGGTACCGGCTGAAGGTCCTGGGGGAAGGGGAGGCCAAGCCCCTTAAGGTGGTGGCCCACGCCTTCTCCAAGAGCGCCTTGGAAAAGCTGAAGGCCGCGGGCGGCGAGCCCGTCCTTCTGGAGGCCTAA
- the rpsS gene encoding 30S ribosomal protein S19 — protein MPRSLKKGVFVDDHLLEKVLELNAKGEKRLIKTWSRRSTIVPEMVGHTIAVYNGKQHVPVYITENMVGHKLGEFAPTRTYRGHGKEAKATKKK, from the coding sequence ATGCCGCGTAGCTTGAAGAAAGGCGTCTTCGTAGATGACCACCTCCTGGAGAAGGTGCTGGAGCTGAACGCCAAGGGCGAGAAGCGGCTCATCAAGACCTGGAGCCGCCGCTCCACCATCGTCCCGGAGATGGTCGGCCACACCATTGCCGTCTACAACGGCAAGCAGCACGTGCCCGTCTACATCACGGAGAACATGGTGGGCCACAAGCTGGGTGAGTTCGCCCCCACCCGCACCTACCGGGGGCACGGCAAAGAGGCCAAGGCCACCAAGAAGAAGTAG
- the rplV gene encoding 50S ribosomal protein L22, which yields MEAKAIARYVRIAPRKVRLVVDLIRGKSLEEARALLRYTPKRGAYHVAKVLESAAANAVNNHDMLEDRLYVKAAFVDEGPALKRVLPRARGRADIIKKKTSHITIILGEKHGK from the coding sequence ATGGAAGCGAAAGCCATTGCCCGATACGTGCGCATCGCCCCCAGGAAGGTCCGGCTGGTGGTGGACCTGATCCGGGGGAAGAGCCTCGAGGAGGCCCGCGCCCTCCTGCGCTACACCCCCAAGCGGGGGGCCTACCACGTGGCCAAGGTGCTGGAGTCCGCCGCCGCCAACGCCGTGAACAACCACGACATGCTGGAGGACCGCCTCTACGTGAAGGCGGCCTTCGTGGACGAGGGCCCCGCCCTCAAGCGGGTTCTGCCCCGGGCCCGGGGCCGGGCGGACATCATCAAGAAGAAGACCAGCCACATCACCATCATCCTGGGGGAGAAGCATGGGAAATAA
- a CDS encoding type Z 30S ribosomal protein S14, producing the protein MARKALIEKAKRTPKFKVRAYTRCVRCGRARSVYRYFGICRLCLRELAHKGQLPGVRKASW; encoded by the coding sequence ATGGCGAGAAAAGCGCTGATTGAGAAGGCCAAAAGGACCCCTAAGTTCAAGGTGCGGGCCTACACCCGGTGCGTGCGCTGCGGGCGGGCCAGGAGCGTTTACCGCTACTTCGGCATCTGCCGGCTTTGCCTGAGGGAGCTCGCGCACAAGGGGCAGCTGCCCGGGGTGAGGAAGGCCAGCTGGTAG
- the rplF gene encoding 50S ribosomal protein L6 has protein sequence MSRIGKMPIPLPKGVTVEVTPGLVRVKGPKGELSVPVSPEMKITVEDGVVRVERPSDDRRHRSLHGLTRTLIANAVKGVAEGYAKELLIKGIGYRARLVGRAVELSVGYSHPVVVEPPEGITFEVPEPTKIRVLGIDKQKVGQVAANLRAIKKPSAYHEKGIYYAGEPVRLKPGKAGAKK, from the coding sequence ATGTCTAGGATCGGCAAGATGCCCATTCCCTTGCCCAAGGGGGTGACCGTGGAGGTGACCCCGGGGCTCGTGAGGGTGAAGGGGCCCAAGGGCGAGCTTTCCGTGCCCGTGAGCCCCGAGATGAAGATCACGGTGGAAGACGGGGTGGTCCGGGTGGAGCGCCCCTCGGACGACCGCCGCCATCGAAGCCTCCACGGCCTCACCCGCACCCTCATCGCCAACGCGGTGAAGGGGGTGGCCGAGGGGTACGCCAAGGAGCTCCTCATCAAGGGCATCGGCTACCGGGCCCGGCTGGTGGGGCGGGCGGTGGAGCTTTCCGTGGGCTACAGCCACCCGGTGGTGGTGGAGCCCCCGGAGGGGATCACCTTTGAGGTGCCCGAGCCCACCAAGATCCGGGTCCTGGGGATTGACAAGCAGAAGGTGGGCCAGGTGGCCGCCAACCTGAGGGCCATCAAGAAGCCCAGCGCCTACCACGAGAAGGGCATCTACTACGCGGGCGAGCCCGTCCGCCTCAAGCCCGGCAAGGCTGGGGCCAAGAAGTAG
- the rplN gene encoding 50S ribosomal protein L14 produces MIQPQTYLEVADNTGARKIMCIRVLKGSNAKYATVGDVIVASVKEAIPRASVKKGDVVKAVVVRTKKEVKRPDGSAIRFDDNAAVIINNQLEPRGTRVFGPVARELREKGFMKIVSLAPEVL; encoded by the coding sequence ATGATCCAGCCCCAGACCTACCTGGAGGTGGCCGACAACACCGGGGCCCGCAAGATCATGTGCATCCGGGTGCTCAAGGGGAGCAACGCCAAGTACGCCACCGTGGGGGACGTCATCGTGGCCAGCGTCAAGGAGGCCATCCCCCGGGCTTCGGTGAAGAAGGGGGACGTGGTCAAGGCGGTGGTGGTGCGCACCAAGAAGGAGGTCAAGCGCCCCGACGGCTCCGCCATCCGCTTTGACGACAACGCCGCGGTGATCATCAACAACCAGCTGGAGCCCAGGGGAACCCGGGTCTTCGGCCCCGTGGCCCGGGAGCTCAGGGAGAAGGGCTTCATGAAGATCGTCTCCCTGGCGCCGGAGGTGCTCTGA
- the rpsE gene encoding 30S ribosomal protein S5 encodes MPETDFEEKMILVRRTAKTYQGGRRFRFGALVVVGDRQGRVGLGLGKAKEVPLAVQKAGYYARRNMVEVPLLNGTIPHEVEVEYGASKILLKPAAPGTGVIAGAVPRAILELAGVTDILTKELGSRNPINIAYATLEALRQLKTKDEVARLRKGKEE; translated from the coding sequence ATGCCCGAGACCGATTTTGAGGAGAAGATGATCCTGGTGCGGCGCACCGCCAAGACCTACCAGGGCGGCCGCCGCTTCCGCTTCGGCGCCCTGGTGGTGGTGGGGGACCGGCAGGGCCGGGTGGGCCTGGGCCTGGGCAAGGCCAAGGAGGTGCCCCTGGCGGTGCAGAAGGCGGGGTACTACGCCCGCCGCAACATGGTGGAGGTGCCCCTTCTGAACGGCACCATCCCCCACGAGGTGGAGGTGGAGTACGGGGCCTCCAAGATCCTCCTCAAGCCCGCGGCCCCCGGCACCGGGGTGATCGCGGGGGCCGTGCCCCGGGCCATCCTGGAGCTTGCCGGGGTGACGGACATCCTCACCAAGGAGCTGGGGAGCCGCAACCCCATCAACATCGCCTACGCCACCCTCGAGGCCCTGCGCCAGCTTAAGACCAAGGACGAGGTGGCCCGCCTCAGGAAGGGCAAGGAGGAGTGA